A part of Pseudomonadota bacterium genomic DNA contains:
- a CDS encoding sensor histidine kinase, producing the protein MQLASPAWLEPDLCVLEEWEAFRSSLVQLVSTGGGQRSTIICGLPDAARRTFERDLRVAQRENASPVHMLTRSADLKLDVLPGLLAARIADAPPDEPLGVCFFHDMAWTAERYTIDEIVEYQQQMAALRRDYPIQMVHLYPPTSFDSKALWYCTRIHRAIWTGESPCENFYYMPRPAPPSFEGFSFEEDLKRCLGFLQRQTRMRAELVGRVVETESLLEERVAELHALNRLARILAHSQDLDEILREALGRVIEMLGMDAGGIYVFGDEGASETRHQALLPVKPFSDKALTTFHEAVQRQSPGGRIWWTSDVSDTNDAFLPTGSPVRSFLVAPLKFSGETVGVLEVVGSEAHAFSLQEIHLVENARLHEKHLQAETAELNLRQQLLDREHRAPSDEIVDGVLGRVEIALAAAQDSLAVVLATRADDAVGERVEAARSDLSRIGRLLEEFQALGGGGLASASVELDVVLGTCLERRRLALDEAAVDVQVQSAQGVPPVTADAGDLERLFLTLLDQAVAAGGKKVLISLDVEGREAVVTVEDDGTPFAASDVAHAFEPFRPVRGTLVGEGLALAGCARIVKRHGATIEVQRSAEKTRFIVRFPVTVERKPSASGGKRGASDDLAQSGIR; encoded by the coding sequence TTGCAACTCGCATCACCGGCATGGCTCGAGCCAGATCTGTGCGTTCTCGAGGAGTGGGAGGCTTTTCGAAGCTCCCTGGTCCAGCTGGTCTCCACGGGCGGAGGTCAGCGCAGCACGATCATCTGCGGTCTCCCCGACGCTGCGCGTCGCACGTTCGAGCGCGACCTGCGGGTGGCGCAGCGCGAGAACGCGTCGCCCGTGCACATGCTGACCCGCTCCGCAGATCTGAAGCTCGACGTGCTGCCCGGTCTTCTGGCTGCGCGCATCGCCGACGCTCCCCCTGACGAGCCGCTGGGGGTCTGTTTCTTTCACGACATGGCGTGGACCGCCGAGCGATACACCATCGACGAGATCGTCGAGTACCAGCAGCAGATGGCGGCGCTCCGCCGTGACTACCCGATTCAGATGGTGCATCTGTATCCTCCGACGTCGTTTGACAGCAAGGCGCTCTGGTACTGCACTCGAATCCATCGCGCCATCTGGACCGGAGAGTCGCCCTGCGAGAACTTCTACTACATGCCGCGCCCAGCGCCGCCGTCGTTCGAGGGTTTCTCGTTTGAGGAAGACCTGAAGCGCTGCCTGGGCTTCCTTCAGCGGCAGACGCGCATGCGTGCCGAGCTCGTGGGGCGGGTTGTGGAGACCGAGTCCCTGCTCGAGGAGCGCGTGGCCGAGCTGCACGCGCTCAACCGGCTGGCGCGCATCCTGGCTCACTCGCAAGATCTCGATGAGATACTTCGTGAGGCGCTGGGTCGCGTCATCGAGATGCTGGGCATGGACGCCGGCGGCATCTATGTGTTCGGAGACGAGGGGGCGTCAGAGACACGGCATCAAGCGCTGCTCCCGGTGAAGCCGTTCTCCGACAAGGCGCTCACCACGTTCCATGAGGCCGTGCAGCGGCAGTCTCCAGGGGGGCGCATCTGGTGGACCAGCGATGTGTCAGACACCAATGACGCCTTTCTTCCAACGGGAAGCCCGGTGCGTTCGTTCCTCGTGGCGCCGCTCAAGTTCAGCGGAGAGACGGTGGGGGTTCTCGAGGTGGTGGGAAGCGAGGCGCACGCCTTCTCGCTTCAAGAGATCCACCTGGTCGAGAACGCCCGCCTGCACGAGAAGCACCTGCAGGCCGAGACGGCCGAGCTCAACCTGCGCCAGCAGCTTCTCGACCGTGAGCATCGTGCCCCGTCTGACGAGATTGTCGACGGCGTTCTCGGGCGCGTCGAGATTGCGCTGGCAGCCGCTCAGGACAGCCTCGCCGTCGTGCTGGCAACCCGTGCTGATGATGCCGTCGGTGAGCGGGTCGAGGCGGCGCGCTCTGATCTCTCCCGCATCGGGCGGCTCCTGGAAGAGTTCCAGGCGCTCGGGGGGGGCGGTCTAGCGAGTGCGAGCGTCGAGCTCGATGTCGTGCTGGGAACGTGTCTCGAGCGGCGGAGACTGGCGCTCGATGAGGCCGCGGTCGACGTGCAGGTGCAGTCTGCCCAGGGGGTTCCTCCCGTCACGGCAGACGCAGGTGATCTCGAGCGCCTGTTCCTCACGCTTCTCGATCAGGCGGTAGCGGCGGGGGGCAAGAAGGTTTTGATCTCTCTCGATGTCGAGGGGCGGGAGGCGGTGGTCACCGTTGAAGACGACGGCACTCCCTTTGCCGCAAGCGACGTGGCCCACGCCTTCGAGCCCTTTCGTCCGGTGCGCGGAACCCTCGTGGGAGAGGGGTTGGCGCTGGCGGGCTGCGCGCGCATCGTCAAGCGGCACGGCGCCACCATCGAGGTGCAGCGGTCAGCAGAGAAGACGCGCTTCATCGTGCGGTTTCCCGTGACGGTCGAGCGAAAGCCCTCTGCTTCGGGCGGCAAGCGCGGAGCCTCTGACGACCTGGCGCAGTCTGGAATCCGCTGA
- a CDS encoding DNA-binding response regulator yields MPSRTNPFNIAPPSLVDVSAGADERITVLQAHEYPIVTEGIRLILEAQTDLQVIAQVHDGVEAVDACVKFRPKVALLSDMLPSLSGFEAARQIKQKVPTCNVVFLAKASTGDMVARALRAGATGYVLKTSSAAELVDAIRNAARSVTHFSPTIANQIVNDYVRLLQTEDESDPYLLLTEGERHVLQMVAEGYTGPQIASRLYITSKSVEKTRQRIMKKLDVRDVAGLVRAAIRMGIVQE; encoded by the coding sequence ATGCCGTCGCGCACGAATCCGTTCAACATCGCCCCTCCGAGCCTCGTTGACGTGTCCGCGGGTGCCGATGAACGGATCACGGTTCTGCAGGCACACGAATATCCCATCGTGACGGAGGGGATTCGCCTCATTCTTGAAGCGCAGACAGACCTGCAGGTGATCGCGCAGGTGCACGATGGGGTCGAGGCGGTCGACGCGTGCGTAAAGTTCAGGCCCAAGGTGGCCTTGCTCTCCGACATGCTGCCCTCCTTGTCCGGATTCGAGGCGGCACGTCAGATCAAGCAGAAGGTACCGACGTGCAACGTGGTGTTCCTCGCGAAGGCCTCCACCGGAGACATGGTGGCGCGCGCGCTTCGGGCGGGCGCGACGGGCTACGTGCTCAAGACGTCGTCGGCCGCTGAGCTCGTCGACGCCATACGCAACGCGGCGCGCTCGGTCACGCACTTCTCCCCCACCATCGCCAACCAGATCGTCAATGACTATGTGCGGCTTCTCCAGACAGAAGACGAGAGCGATCCCTACCTGCTGCTCACCGAGGGAGAGCGACACGTGCTTCAGATGGTGGCCGAGGGGTATACCGGGCCTCAGATCGCCAGCCGCCTCTACATCACGTCGAAATCGGTTGAGAAGACCCGCCAGCGCATCATGAAGAAGCTCGACGTTCGTGACGTCGCGGGCCTCGTTCGCGCGGCGATTCGAAT